Part of the Bacillus mycoides genome is shown below.
ATTTGAGTTCAACGTTAAGGGATATACAAAGGAATGGGAAGATGTACACAAACTAGGAAAGAACGATAAATTACGATTATTGCTTAATGTTGCTCGTTTTCAAGAGTGCTTACAAACGCGAAAAACTTTCTTCCTTCATCCAGACAATCTAGTATTCGATGACAATTATATGCCCTATCTAGTTTATCGTGGTATCCGTGATATTGTACCACCGTATCGCTTAGATGATGAGAAGTTTTTACGTCAGTATAAATGTTTAGTTGTCGCAATATTCTCGAAAAAATATAGTTTTGATGAATTATATTCTGGTTCATTGAACAATGCAAAAGATACGGCATTCGAACGTAATGTCGTTGAGGTTGGTACATTTGATGACCTTGTAAAGTTATTAAATGATCATTACAGAAGAGAACAAACGACAACAGAGAAAAATATGCAGCTTGTGCCGAAAAAACGATTCCGTTTATTTAAACGATTATCCATTTTGATGATTGTTGCTTCGATTGTTCTCGCAGTACCGCTTGGCTATTTCAGTTTTGTAAAAATGCCGTATCAAAATAAATTGTTAGAAGCAGATAAGAATTTCTTGGCGACAGACTACGATAAAGTAATTAGCACTTTAAAGGAGCAAGATCCTGAAAAACTACCGGATGCATCTAAATATGTTTTAGCTTCTTCATACGTAAAGGCAGAAAAACTAACAGATGATCAAAAAGCAGCAATTATGAAGAATGTGAGTCTAAAAAGTGATAAAAATTATTTATTATATTGGATTTACAATGGGCGCGGAGATTTCTCTAAGTCTTTAGATCTTGCGAAATATATCGATGATCCGCAATTGATTATGTACGGATTAATTAAACAAATTGAACAAGTGAAAAATGATCCGAAGTTGACTGGTTCAGCGCGTGAAGAAAAAGTACAGAAATATCAGAAACAATTGGAAGATTACCAAAAAAAATATAATACAAATTCCTCAGATGACTTATCAAATAAGAACCCATCAGGAAATAAAGAGAACTAGACATCAAACGAAA
Proteins encoded:
- the essB gene encoding type VII secretion protein EssB, whose protein sequence is MTERTIQLDSMQYLFETTEHIRTLKLSKSQTRVKDMRQLELITEKSNFFVPATVEDHEDMFTFEFNVKGYTKEWEDVHKLGKNDKLRLLLNVARFQECLQTRKTFFLHPDNLVFDDNYMPYLVYRGIRDIVPPYRLDDEKFLRQYKCLVVAIFSKKYSFDELYSGSLNNAKDTAFERNVVEVGTFDDLVKLLNDHYRREQTTTEKNMQLVPKKRFRLFKRLSILMIVASIVLAVPLGYFSFVKMPYQNKLLEADKNFLATDYDKVISTLKEQDPEKLPDASKYVLASSYVKAEKLTDDQKAAIMKNVSLKSDKNYLLYWIYNGRGDFSKSLDLAKYIDDPQLIMYGLIKQIEQVKNDPKLTGSAREEKVQKYQKQLEDYQKKYNTNSSDDLSNKNPSGNKEN